In the genome of Cryptomeria japonica chromosome 8, Sugi_1.0, whole genome shotgun sequence, one region contains:
- the LOC131857764 gene encoding uncharacterized protein LOC131857764: MNKLEVAIVEVVNNRLSSQKSKKSQFSSWDGKMKGCWFSLKTPPFVGIGGEEALKQRALSAWIPQKEGWYKLNFDGASQGNPGASGVGCIIHSSNGVIEAKQDKVLVEDTNNVAEIQAAIEGLAICRELGLKKVKIEGDSPIIINALRIGNTPNWRLNSFLRISIDLLENFQAFTINHILEK, encoded by the coding sequence ATGAATAAACTTGAAGTGGCCATTGTGGAAGTAGTTAACAACAGACTCTCATCCCAAAAGTCAAAAAAGTCACAATTTTCTAGTTGGGATGGAAAAATGAAGGGTTGTTGGTTTAGTCTAAAAACTCCTCCCTTTGTTGGGATAGGGGGTGAGGAAGCATTAAAACAAAGAGCTTTGTCAGCTTGGATTCCACAAAAAGAAGGATGgtataaactaaattttgatggggcttcccaAGGAAACCCTGGAGCCTCTGGAGTCGGATGTATAATTCATTCTTCAAATGGAGTGATTGAAGCTAAACAAGATAAAGTTTTAGTAGAGGATACTAATAATGTTGCAGAAATTCAAGCTGCTATCGAAGGTCTTGCTATCTGTAGGGAACTTGGTCTTAAGAAAGTGAAAATTGAAGGAGACTCACCTATAATTATCAATGCTTTAAGGATTGGTAATACCCCAAATTGGAGACTCAACTCCTTTTTAAGAATATCCATTGACTTGCTCGAAAACTTTCAAGCTTTTACCATTAATCATATTTTAGAGAAGTAA